The region CAGGCGGTTCATTAAGTCTGATGTAAAAGGCAGTGGCTCAACCATTGTAAGCATTGGAAACTGGTGAACTTGAGTGCAGTAGAGGAGAGTGGAATTCCATGTGTAGCGGTGAAATGCGTAGATATATGGAGGAACACCGGAGGCGAAAGCGGCTCTCTGGACTGTAACTGACGCTGAGGCTCGAAAGCGTGGGGAGCAAACAGGATTAGATACCCTGGTAGTCCACGCCGTAAACGATGAGTGCTAGATGTTCGGGGGTATCCACCCCTGAGTGTCGCAGCTAACGCATTAAGCACTCCGCCTGGGGAGTACGACCGCAAGGTTGAAACTCAAAGGAATTGACGGGGGCCCGCACAAGCGGTGGAGCATGTGGTTTAATTCGAAGCAACGCGAAGAACCTTACCAGGTCTTGACATACGAGTGCTATCCCTAGAGATAGGGAGTTCCTTTGGGACACTCGATACAGGTGGTGCATGGTTGTCGTCAGCTCGTGTCGTGAGATGTTGGGTTAAGTCCCGCAACGAGCGCAACCCCTATTGTTAGTTGCCATCATTAAGTTGGGCACTCTAGCGAGACTGCCGGTAATAAACCGGAGGAAGGTGGGGATGACGTCAAATCAGCATGCCCCTTATGACCTGGGCTACACACGTGCTACAATGGGAAGTACAACGAGTCGCAAGCCGGTGACGGCAAGCTAATCTCTTAAAGCTTCTCTCAGTTCGGATTGTAGGCTGCAACTCGCCTACATGAAGTCGGAATCGCTAGTAATCGCGGATCAGCACGCCGCGGTGAATACGTTCCCGGGCCTTGTACACACCGCCCGTCACACCACGAGAGTTTGTAACACCCGAAGTCGGTGAGGTAACCGCAAGGAGCCAACCGCCTAAGGTGGGATAGATGATTGGGGTGAAGTCGTAACAAGGTAGCCGTATCGGAAGGTGCGGCTGGATCACCTCCTTTCTAAGGAAAATACGAGGATACCTGCACATTTAGTTTTGCATTGTTTAGTTTTGAGAGGTTTATACCTAAAACAAGATATATATCTTCTCAAAGAAGATTGGGGCCTTAGCTCAGCTGGGAGAGCGCCTGCTTTGCACGCAGGAGGTCAGCGGTTCGATCCCGCTAGGCTCCATAGGTAGTTGAATTACTACCGCATCGATCATTGAAAATTGAATAATTTCTAATATAACAAAGAAATAAACCGAAAATGCTGTGATTTAAAGAGTTTAAAAACGAAGAAATCAAAACTTATAACTGAATTTAATAATTCAAAATTAAAGGTTAAGTTAATAAGGGCGCACGGTGGATGCCTTGGCACTAGGAGCCGAAGAAGGACGTGACTAACTACGATATTTCACGGGGAGCTGTAAGTAAGCGATGATCCGTGAGTTTCCGAATGGGGAACCCAACATCTAATGGATGTTATCCATACATGAATACATAGTGTATGAGAAGGAAGACGCAGTGAACTGAAACATCTAAGTAGCTGCAGGAAGAGAAAGCAAATGCGATTTCCTGAGTAGCGGCGAGCGAAACGGAAGAAGACCAAACCAAGGGACTTGTCCCTTGGGGTTGTAGGACTGCAACGTGGACTTACATTTTATAGAAGAATTACCTGGAAAGGTAAGCCAGAGAGAGTAATAGCCTCGTAATCGAAATAGAATGTATACCTAGCAGTATCCTGAGTACGGCAAGACACGAGGAATCTTGTCGGAATCCGGGAGGACCATCTCCCAAGTCTAAATACTCCCTAGTGACCGATAGTGAACCAGTACCGTGAGGGAAAGGTGAAAAGAACCCCGGAAAGGGAGTGAAATAGCACCTGAAACCGTGTGCCTACAACAAGTTCGAGCCCGTTAATGGGTGAGAGCGTGCCTTTGTAGAATGAACCGGCGAGTTACGTTATGTTGCGAGGTTAAGATGAAGAGTCGGAGCCGTAGCGAAAGCGAGTCTTAATAGGGCGCTTTAGTAACATGATGTAGACCCGAAACCATGTGACCTATCCATGAGCAGGTTGAAGGTGAGGTAAAACTCACTGGAGGACCGAACCAGAGTACGTTGAAAAGTGCTTGGATGACTTGTGGATAGCGGAGAAATTCCAAACGAACTTGGAGATAGCTGGTTCTCTCCGAAATAGCTTTAGGGCTAGCGTCGTAATTTAAATGTCTTGGAGGTAGAGCACTGTTTGGGTGAGGGGTCCATCCCGGATTACCAATCTCAGATAAACTCCGAATGCCAATGACATATGTACGGCAGTCAGACTGCGAGTGCTAAGATCCGTAGTCGAAAGGGAAACAGCCCAGACCACCAGCTAAGGTCCCAAAATATATGTTAAGTGGAAAAGGATGTGGGGTTGCACAGACAACTAGGATGTTAGCTCAGAAGCAGCTACCATTCAAAGAGTGCGTAATAGCTCACTAGTCGAGTGACCCTGCGCCGAAAATGTACCGGGGCTAAACATATTACCGAAGCTGTGGAATTACTTTTTAAGTAATTGGTAGGAGAGCGTTCTATACAGCGCCGAAGCGTATACCGTGAGGAGTGCTGGAGCGTATAGAAGTGAGAATGCCGGTATGAGTAGCGAAAGACAGGTGAGAATCCTGTCCACCGTAAGACTAAGGTTTCCAGGGGAAGGCTCGTCCGCCCTGGGTTAGTCGGGACCTAAGGAGAGGCCGAAAGGCGTATCCGATGGACAACAGGTTGATATTCCTGTACTAGATATTATAGTGATGGAGGGACGCAGTAGGCTAACATGTGCCAGTTAATGGATTCTGGTCTAAGCAGTGAGGTGTAGTATGAGTCAAATGCTTGTACTTCTAACATTGAGCTGTGATGGGGAAGCGACTAAGGTCGCGAAGTATGTGATGTCACACTGCCGAGAAAAGCTTCTAGCGTTTAAATAATATCTACCCGTACCGCAAACCGACACAGGTAGTCGAGGCGAGTAGCCTCAGGTGAGCGAGAGAACTCTCGTTAAGGAACTCGGCAAAATGGCCCCGTAACTTAGGGAGAAGCGGGCGCTGACTTTAAGTCAGCCGCAGTGAATAGGCCCAAGCGACTGTTTATCAAAAACACAGCTCTCTGCTAAATCGTAAGATGATGTATAGGGGGTGACGCCTGCCCGGTGCTGGAAGCGTTAAGAGGAGTGCTTAGCGTAAGCGAAGCGTATGAATTGAAGCCCCAGTAAACGGCGGCCGTAACTATAACGGTCCTAAGGTAGCGAAATTCCTTGTCGGGTAAGTTCCGACCCGCACGAAAGGCGTAACGATTTGGGCACTGTCTCAACGAGAGACTCGGTGAAATTTTAGTACCTGTGAAGATGCAGGTTACCCGCGACAGGACGGAAAGACCCCATGGAGCTTTACTGCAGTTTGATATTGAGTATCTGTACCACATGTACAGGATAGGTAGGAGCCTAAGATTCATGCACGCCAGTGTATGATGAGGCGTTGTTGGGATACTACCCTTGTGTTATGGCTACTCTAACCCGCACCATTAATCATGGTGGGAGACAGTGTCTGACGGGCAGTTTGACTGGGGCGGTCGCCTCCTAAAAGGTAACGGAGGCGCCCAAAGGTTCCCTCAGAATGGTTGGAAATCATTCATAGAGTGTAAAGGTATAAGGGAGCTTGACTGCGAGATCTACAAATCGAGCAGGGACGAAAGTCGGGCTTAGTGATCCGGTGGTTCCGCATGGGAAGGGCCATCGCTCAACGGATAAAAGCTACCCTGGGGATAACAGGCTTATCTCCCCAAGAGTTCACATCGACGGGGAGGTTTGGCACCTCGATGTCGGCTCGTCGCATCCTGGGGCTGTAGTCGGTCCCAAGGGTTGGGCTGTTCGCCCATTAAAGCGGCACGCGAGCTGGGTTCAGAACGTCGTGAGACAGTTCGGTCCCTATCCGTCGCGGGCGTAGGAAATTTGAGAGGATCTGTCCTTAGTACGAGAGGACCGGGATGGACTTACCGCTGGTGTACCAGTTGTTCTGCCAAGAGCATCGCTGGGTAGCTATGTAGGGAAGGGATAAGCGCTGAAAGCATCTAAGTGCGAAGCCCACCTCAAGATGAGATTTCCCACCAATTATTGGTTAAGAGCCCTGAAAGATGATCAGGTAGATAGGCTAGAAGTGGAAGTGTGGTGACACATGTAGCGGACTAGTACTAATCGCTCGAGGACTTATCCTAAAATAAGAGTCAAGCAACATTTGAAGTTGTTTCTAAGTTATATGAAATTATTCAATTTTGAGTGATCGAAGATGGCGTAAGCCAAAAAGATTACAAACAAGTTTGGTGCTTATTGCACGAGAGATACACCTGTTCCCATGTCGAACACAGAAGTTAAGTCTCGTTACGCCGGAAGTAGTTGGGGGTTGCCCCCTGTGAGATATGGTAGGCGCCAAGCGAACTAAAGAAGCCCGAGGGCTTCTTTTTTTGTTTTAAAAGTCTAGGAACCATAAAGGTTTTTTTATTTTAAATATGTTATCATTAGAGTATCTTAAAATTCAGGGGATTATATGAAAGAATTATTATTAATAGATGGAAGCTCAATCGCTTTTCGAGCTTTTTTTGCACTTTACAATCAAATAGATAGGTTTAAATCACCTAGTGGTCTTCATACCAATGCAATATATGCCTTTCATACCATGCTATCAAATGTAATATCAAATGTTAATCCAGATCATATTTTAGTGGCTTTTGATGCAGGTAAGACAACTTTTAGGACTGAGATGTATGCGGATTATAAGGGTGGTCGTGCTAAAACTCCAAGTGAATTCAGAGAACAACTACCTTTTATTAAGGAAATGCTTGAATTTTTGGGTATTAAGCATTATGAACTTGATAATTATGAGGCTGATGATATTATTGGAACCCTTGCCCACCGGGCTGAAATTGAAGGTTTTGAACATATCACTGTTGTAAGTGGTGATAGAGATTTAACCCAGCTAACAACAGATAAAACGACGGTTGAGATTACTGTTAAGGGAGTTGGTGAACTTGAAACCTACACTCCTACTTATCTTATGGATAAATTAGGTCTTACAACCTCTCAGTTTATTGATTTAAAAGCTCTGATGGGTGATAAATCTGACAACATTCCAGGTGTGACTAAAATTGGTGAAAAGACAGGAATTAAGCTTCTTTTAGAGTATGGAAGTCTTGAAGGTATTTATGAAAATATTGATGGAATGAAGCAGTCTAAAATGAAGGAAAATTTGATTAATGATCGTAAGCAAGCTTTCATGTCTAAGGAGTTGGCAACAATTGATCTTGATTCACCAGTTGAAGTATCCTTGACTGAGACTAAGTTTGATGGACCGGCTGATTTAGAAAATTTAATAGCTTTTTATGACCGAATGGGTTTTAAAAAATTTAAGGATGACTTGGAATCTGGCCAAGATTTGGCTTTGAATCATGAAGTAAAAGAAATTGATTTTCAAGTTATTGAAAGTGAAGAGGAGCTTTCAGAAGCGACTTTCAATAAGGATCAGTTCCTTTATCTGGAAATTTTAGGTGAATCCTATCATAAATCGGATGTTATTGCTTTTGCTTGGGGAGATAGGGAAAAAATTTATGTTTCTAAAAATAGCCTTCTGCTGGAATCTGATAAATTTAAAATTCCGCAAAATACCTATGACTTTAAGAAAAATAAGGTTTTATTGTACCGGGCAGATATTGACTATCCCTTAGTTGAATTTGATAGTATGCTTGCTAAATATTTGATTAGTACTACTGAAGACAATAAAATTTCAACCATTGCAAATTTTTATGACTTGGATTTTCTTGCCAGTGATGATGAGGTTTACGGAAAAGGTGCAAAACTTGCCATACCTGAGGATACGGTTCTCTTTGATCACCTGGCACGTAAGTTAAAAGTTTTGGTTGAATCAAAGGATTTATTGGAAAAAGATTTGCTTGAAAACTCGCAGGAGCAACTTTTATCTGAGATTGAACTTCCTCTTTCTAATGTTTTAGCCAAGATGGAGATACGTGGAATTAAGGTTAATCAGGCTACCTTGGATGAAATCGGTAGGGAAAATCAAACCACAATTGATGACTTAACAACAACTATTTATCAATTAGCCGGAGAAGAATTCAATATTAATTCACCCAAGCAGCTTGGGGTAATTCTTTTTGAAAAAATGGGGCTTCCAGTTGTTAAGAAGACTAAGACAGGTTATTCAACTGCTGTTGATGTCCTTGAAACTCTTGCTCCCCAGGCACCAATCGTAAAATATATTCTTCAGTACCGCCAACTGGCAAAAATCCAGTCGACCTATGTTCAGGGTCTTGGTAATGAAATTTCTCCTGATGGTAAAATTCATACCAGATATGTGCAGGACTTGACTCAAACTGGTCGCTTAAGTAGTGTTGAGCCTAATCTGCAAAACATTCCAATTCGTTTGGAAGAGGGAAGAAAAATCAGGAAGGCCTTTGTTCCAGAATGGTCTGACAGTGTTCTGCTATCAAGTGACTACTCTCAAATTGAGCTTAGGGTTTTAGCTCATATTTCTGGCGATGAGCATCTGATTGCGGCCTTTGAACGAGGAGATGACATTCATACCTCAACAGCCCAAAGGGTCTTTGATATTAAAGATCCAAAGGATGTCAGCTCAAATGATCGTCGAAATGCCAAGGCTGTAAACTTTGGTGTAGTCTACGGAATATCTGATTTTGGCCTTTCTCAAAACCTTGGTATTTCAAGGGCTGAAGCTAAAAAATATATTGACACGTATTTTGACCGCTATCCTGGTATTAAAAATTACATGGAAGAGATTGTTCGCTCTGCAAGAGATAAAGGCTATGTTGAGACCCTTTATAAGAGGCGTCGTAAACTACCAGACATTAATGCCCGTAATTTCAATGTCCGTCAGTTTGCTGAAAGAACAGCCATCAATTCACCAATTCAAGGTAGTGCTGCTGATATTTTAAAGGTTGCCATGATAAATCTTGACGAGAAATTAACTTCGGGTAATTTTAAAGCAAGAATGCTTTTACAGGTTCATGATGAGATTGTCCTTGAAGTTCCAAATGAGGAGCTTGGGGAAGTTAAGAAGATTGTTAAAACAACCATGGAAGATGCTATAAAATTAAAGGTTCCATTAATCGCTGATGAAGATAGTGGTAAGACCTGGTATGATGCCAAATAAAAAATAAGCTTGGACTTTGGTCCAGGCTTTTTTATCTTTTTTAGAAAGACGATGTATTTGTAGAAAGAAAATGTGATAGAATTAACTTATCTAATCAGGAGGAATATTATGAGTTTTGAATTTAGAAATCCAGACAATCAGGTAATTGATGATTACCTGAAAGAAGCTGGGGTTATTGCAGTAGTTGGGCTTAGTAATGATGAAAAAAAGGCAAGTAATCGGGTGGCTAAATTCCTTCAGGAGCAGGGTTATAAAATCGTACCTGTAAATCCAAGGTTTACAGGTGAAGAAATCTTAGGTCAGAAGGTTTATGCTAGTCTAAAGGACATTCCCTTTCATGTTGATATAGTTGATGTTTTTAGGAGGAGTGAGCTTCTTTCTGAAGTTGCTCGTGATTTTTTAGAGACTGATGCTGACGTATTTTGGGCACAACTTGGCCTTCAAAGTAAGGATGTAGAAGATATTTTACGCTCAGGTTTGAGAGATAAAATTGTTATGAACAGGTGTACCAAGATAGAATTTATTAGGATGAAAGATAGGTCTAAATTTTAAAAAAGGCAAATTCTTTGTAAATATTTTATAAGTTGTTAGAATGAAGGTAGTTTTACATGTAGAAAGGAGGAAAGAGGCAGATAAGTCTTTTACTATTGTTATGTATCAAGTGGTTAAATTATTTGGTGACACAGAACCTTGGTGGTTCTTTGATGATTGGAAGAAGGATATAATTGAGTTTAAGGAATTTAAGGATTTTTATTCGGCCTTAAAATGCTATAAGGAGGGCCTTGGTGAGGCTGTTTGTTGTTATGAGCAGTTTTTAAGTCGATCAGATTTTCTAGCAACCTTTTGGGACCGAGGGGAGCAGGTTTGGTGCGAAGAATGCGGTGATGACCTGCAGCAGTACCATTCTCTGACCCTTTTGGAAGACTGGCAACCAGTGACTAGTTATGAAAAAAGGTGGGCTTATTCAAAAAAAACAGGCTGTACGCCCTTTAAATCCTGTAAAAGAAAAAGTAAATAATAAGATAAATATCCCATTTGGGAT is a window of Streptococcaceae bacterium ESL0729 DNA encoding:
- the polA gene encoding DNA polymerase I, with protein sequence MKELLLIDGSSIAFRAFFALYNQIDRFKSPSGLHTNAIYAFHTMLSNVISNVNPDHILVAFDAGKTTFRTEMYADYKGGRAKTPSEFREQLPFIKEMLEFLGIKHYELDNYEADDIIGTLAHRAEIEGFEHITVVSGDRDLTQLTTDKTTVEITVKGVGELETYTPTYLMDKLGLTTSQFIDLKALMGDKSDNIPGVTKIGEKTGIKLLLEYGSLEGIYENIDGMKQSKMKENLINDRKQAFMSKELATIDLDSPVEVSLTETKFDGPADLENLIAFYDRMGFKKFKDDLESGQDLALNHEVKEIDFQVIESEEELSEATFNKDQFLYLEILGESYHKSDVIAFAWGDREKIYVSKNSLLLESDKFKIPQNTYDFKKNKVLLYRADIDYPLVEFDSMLAKYLISTTEDNKISTIANFYDLDFLASDDEVYGKGAKLAIPEDTVLFDHLARKLKVLVESKDLLEKDLLENSQEQLLSEIELPLSNVLAKMEIRGIKVNQATLDEIGRENQTTIDDLTTTIYQLAGEEFNINSPKQLGVILFEKMGLPVVKKTKTGYSTAVDVLETLAPQAPIVKYILQYRQLAKIQSTYVQGLGNEISPDGKIHTRYVQDLTQTGRLSSVEPNLQNIPIRLEEGRKIRKAFVPEWSDSVLLSSDYSQIELRVLAHISGDEHLIAAFERGDDIHTSTAQRVFDIKDPKDVSSNDRRNAKAVNFGVVYGISDFGLSQNLGISRAEAKKYIDTYFDRYPGIKNYMEEIVRSARDKGYVETLYKRRRKLPDINARNFNVRQFAERTAINSPIQGSAADILKVAMINLDEKLTSGNFKARMLLQVHDEIVLEVPNEELGEVKKIVKTTMEDAIKLKVPLIADEDSGKTWYDAK
- a CDS encoding CoA-binding protein encodes the protein MSFEFRNPDNQVIDDYLKEAGVIAVVGLSNDEKKASNRVAKFLQEQGYKIVPVNPRFTGEEILGQKVYASLKDIPFHVDIVDVFRRSELLSEVARDFLETDADVFWAQLGLQSKDVEDILRSGLRDKIVMNRCTKIEFIRMKDRSKF
- a CDS encoding DUF1033 family protein; amino-acid sequence: MKVVLHVERRKEADKSFTIVMYQVVKLFGDTEPWWFFDDWKKDIIEFKEFKDFYSALKCYKEGLGEAVCCYEQFLSRSDFLATFWDRGEQVWCEECGDDLQQYHSLTLLEDWQPVTSYEKRWAYSKKTGCTPFKSCKRKSK